agtgaaagaaaagaaacagaagATTTCACGTTTACTGTATAGATTAGCCTCACTCATTATTCATTTCGGCAAAACTCCTAAGGAGTGACTGTGACTGATTGATACAGCAGTGTCTCTTTGAAGTCTTTCGACCCAACAAAACATTACATTTCCCATCTCAAAAGAACCACAGACATATATAATTAGATAATTAGATAGAGCTAGCAGTAAAGTTGCAGTGAAAAGGGCGGGAGCGAGAGTTGAGAGATTCCTCGAGAGATGGGTTGAATTCTAAGGGCACTTGGGGCCACCTTCCTTGGTCTTCCAGTTGTTGTAGCAAGGGCACACAGCTTTATTGCCATAATAGCCGGGGGGCACGCACAGGCACTTTGCGCAGCACTTCTGACAGAAGAACATGCAGGGCTTGTGGTATTGGGTTCTGCCGCACCTTCTCGTGCATTGCGACGGGCAttcttctcattttcaattCGCAAACcagaaagaaaaacataatCATTTTCTCCTCACGCTACTCAAGTCcctcaaaattcaaatgcaaaggCTATGTGTGAAAAAACAAGTTTTGACCGCAGTCAAATTAGTCTGACCCACGACAAATACATGTGGCTCTCCTCTCTAGTCCCTCTCCGTTGTCACTGTTTTCtataaaatggaaagaaagtGCTTGATGGTAGGATCCGAAGCCAAAAAATGAATCTTCTCCTACCCCAAAATTTCCCTTCTGACCCAGAAATGGATTCCATTCATCCTCTGTTTACTCTCTTTTCTCACTTTTCCCCCCAACCAAATATGGCCTAAATACGTGACAGGATGAGAACTCCCAATCAATGTGATACCACTACGCTACTCCAATCAACCATTCTCAGTCTAGATCTATTCTTATGTGCGAAACTTAAAAATTCTTGGTTTAGAAATAGCATCTCCCACGTTAAAGTTGAGTTTCCGAATTTGGATGGCTAATGTAATTAGGGCAAGTACTGAGTGAgtttcaaaaaaagaaacagcTTTTTTAACTTCGCATTCTTCAGGTGAAAGAAAGGGCTGATTTTcaggtgaaaaaaaaattagaattgagAACGAAAGAATTACAACTTACGGTAGCTCTTGAGACTCCCTGGGCCATATTTGTTCTGaaatcacatgcatatataagagTTTAGAACAAAATGCGCGCAATCGCCAATTCTCGCCCATAAActtaaaaatgaagaaaaccaAACTGAGCCAATTAattgagagaaagaaagagagctCACTCTATTGTTATAGTGCTGACCTCCATGCCCATCAGACGCCATTACCTGTAAACCAAAAACAACAGATCAAAGGccgtgaaaatgaaaatatcgATAGAATTAGgcatctttctttcattttttttctttttggtttatttAAGAAAGTAGAGTGAAAGAACGAAAGACCCACCATGGTTTGTAGAAAGGAGATTGCAATGAGGGCAAAGAGCAACACAGCAACAAACTTAGCCATGGCCATTTGCTACACACAAAACCCTCCCAATAACTTGTCAAAACCTCAAACAACACAGCGAGAACAGTACAAGGAAAGGCAGAAGAGAGAGTTTGAGGTGATGGGCGTCGACTACAACCATAATTATGGTTGGGgtatataaatagataatcaGTGCAACCGAGGTATGCTCATTATTCGTATGGAGTAAATAATTGTAAATGACACCTTTGCGGGCGCAATAATATAAAGGCATGAAGCTGCgctttcaaaattttatacagTTTTTTATTGCTCGTTTCTTTCTGATCTGTCGTTGTTTAGTAGCCATGTTTACTTGCAAGCTCACGGTACGGCTGAATCCTGTGCATGAACAATGAACGTGGTTAACCTCTTCATGGTTCTTGTTTTGCTGTGTTGAGGTATGAACTGAAGTAAAGATGCTCTGCCCGGAAAAAACCGAACAAGTACAGTAAAAGGCTGCAATTCACTATCGCTGGAGTAAATTTTAGGTACGTGGTTGTGAAAAAGGGTCCCACAGTGAGAGAAAAGACTAGGTTTGTGAGagagaatgaaatgaaaaaaaccaTTTATTAGAGTCAGGGCAGTAAATTATAATCCATCAATGTatttactcctttttttttttttttgaaatgaatgtATTTACTCCTTCAACCATAGGAAAGACCGAAAACTTTTGCATGTGGCATAGTCTGTGCACAATGCTCCCCTCTGACCACAGCACGTTACCCAAAGCCTGAGCCAGTTGACGAATGATCGCACCGTCAGggatcaaataaataaataaatttgtacgTTGAGCTAGTATTTATATCActtgagttgaattttttttaatggataatagtaagttaaaatggtagaattaatttttatttaaaatttatttaaatattaaaataaatttaaatatatttataaaaaattaaaaaaaaattgagagtttccgtataaaaaattattcatttgaaaaaaattgaaattccatatgtaaaatagaatccaactaaaataaatttacctCATTTAAAGATCTAAACAAAGCCTTAAAAGCAATCATGGGTAAGGTCCTTTCTTTTATACAAATAAGATACGATAAAATAAAacgtaattagttaaataatttataaataataattagataatttataaataattataaaataatttgagttaaaatattttataaaaattttaaaaaagagagagaaagaaattagaataaaaatattataaatttaaaatatcattataatataaatttataatataatttttgttttaaaatttaaaaaatttgatttattttttatattttgtttagaagttgaTGATAGTTGCAATAATTAGGTATTGATTTGATGAAAAATactgaaaatttaaattttaaaactatttgtgtttgattgttgagatgagatgggttgagatCATCTATAAAATCAAATTGGGCCTAAATTAAAAGAGAATTGACATGGCTGCTACATCTCctgtgtttaaatatatatattgacatgattttatatgatatattagatatattttacaataaaaatatatttataattgaaTGTAACATATCAAATTATGCTAGTTTGTTGATTTACttaatttatagaatttatttatcactaaagcatttctcaaactttttttttatcaaaggATACacattccatttttattttcttaaaagttAGACAGTGAATGTATATATAAGAACAAGTATACAACTTTGCCACCACGCATAATATAGGAATTCTGATcaatatgagttttgttataaatCAAACACTGTTCATCATCCCACACCCCACACTTGATgtggattttgtttttttgttttttttttttgttcttttttaatcCTTAATGCTCAAACACTCGATTCTCCTTAATtgactcttctctctctctccactcttctttcttctcattCTCTGGCTTTTTCTCCtccatttttttctcctcttgtttcttttcctcctaAACAAACACAACCCGATATCAAAACCGAGAgaaacaaacataaaagtaaCGAAAAAGAAGCAACTCCAATCCGATACAAAGAAGATGCTCTCCCAAGTCTCAGTTCTAAAGTGTACTTGGGTTGTGATGCATTGGTTGTTTGAGTCTCCAAAGGCGATCGACCCATTGTGGGGAGATAGTAACAAAGCAAGGTGATTGAGATACAATTGGGAGCAAAGAATAGTGCTTAGGTCATGTAATTGATGAGAAACACGAGAGGGGGACATTGCAAAACCGATTTAATTACTTGTTAATGAACCCGGTTGCCACGTAGGATGTGGGGTTTGGCAGAGTGGCTGAtgaggagattttatgatattgTCATGTGCATGCAACAACCAGATATAATAGTTTCTGACGATATATCCAATGGGGAAAGGTTGAAACTTGCTGCCTATTTAATGCTCCACCTTGCCCACATGTTGTCTACTGTTTCAATACTCTCAACTTTTAATGGCCGGGTGACTCCAgttcattattcttttttaattaattaacgacATCACATGGAATGATGGAATCTGCAAATTAGTTGCTGGTAGTTAGGgttctttaaaaaagaataatggtAGGGAACAAGTTGAGTAAAAACCTTCTTAAAAATTGCATGATCCACAATGGTTGTTAAGCACaaaaaaatagtaacaaaaacTCAAGTACTTGCATCAAAATCATTTGCTTTATTTTATGCATGATCATgttgaatataaataattatatataattaaacaattaaGTGAATTGAATGAGATGCAGCCCCAAAGGGGTTCAGTGTAGTGCACCGTACAGTCACGGCAGAAGAAGGACCGAAGTTGACAACCTGGCCTATTGCACACCACTCATGTTCTTGCATGTGGTCATGTTCTACCTTCCACATGGGGAGCCAGATCTATTTCAGTGCTCATGATTCCAGGCAAAAATTTAAAGAGAGACATAGACCCACTTGTTCAAAATAATCATTCTTTTCTTGCTTCTGAGGAAGATAACATTCACCCCTGCACAGATCCCATTCCCAGAAAACTATGATCAATCCTACTCAAACCAAATTACGTACAAGAAGTTATACATCATACCATCTTTAACATCGATATATGCATGgatatcataatatataatactcgAGTTGGCAGCATTATCAATCCTTCTCCATGATGGGTTCCATAACCACTGTTGCATCGATCTCCttctacctattatatatatatagaaagagatatattatatatatatatatatatatcactgaATTATGTCGGTGAGCTTGTGATCATAATCTTCGGAGTTGTTTTAAGTTACAGGAAAATAACAAAAGAGCTATATGTACaaagaaattacataaaaataaattgacattgtttcttctgatttgataaatctactttataataaaaataactctaTAATCTGACGAATCACATTAagttacgtcaatttataaaattatttttatataattctattATAAATAGAGTATATTCCATAATAAAATAGGCTCGAAAGTGGTAATTGTACGATTGTATTGGAGCGTTTTATGGGTCTTCTTTACCTTTGCTTTTCAACAATCGTCGCTGGGTTTCTTAACGAGTTGGGCCTATTCAAATATTTGGCAAAATGGTTGCCTATCATATCTTGGGTTACTCGCAGTTATGAGCTCAATATCCAACTTAGATCCGACGCGTTAGGCATTAAAGAAAAcaatgtattttcattttgaaattatatattctGCACCTCCTAACTTCtagtctttttaatttttaaaattaataattagaaaaaccataaaatttaatgaaatttgatttacccatcaaaatcaataaaaaaagatatgttGTGCAACCTTGACGGCCCATTATTAATATTGTCGATGATCAAAAGTATGTAAATATTAACAGCAATTAATTAAGAATTGTGCatatatatggaaattaatacATATGTTGTCACATATATATCAGTACTTAAGAGATgaaatgctaaaaaaaaaaaaaattcgattttcatattgatttatattattcCAGCTTCGGTCcagattattaattaatttctcataatttcgactatacatttataataataattggaAGGCGATTGATATAAGAGTATGAAATTGGGTGGTTAGGGCACAGCAAGATATCAGCTGAAGAGTGATGTGGTCTTGTCTTGCAAAACAAAACCCTGCACCGTGAGCAAAGGGTGCCACATACGAAACGGCAAGGCCAGCTCATTCGCTAATTATGACATCTCCATCGATCATTTTTCTGCatatacatattaattattaaaaaaacataatattattaccaccaaaattaaaaatcgatcgagttgcttggtttggtttggttttcatGATTTGATTACACATGAAAAATTGGtccaccatgcatgcatgcattcgtGTAGGTCCGTCATGACCAATTGTTAGATAGCTGTTCTACCACAAATCCCATTCAAAAGCTTTTTCTTCAGAAATATTTAAGGACCTGTCCATTTGTTAAAGGACCATTAGGTAGATTTGTCAGACGCCATTATTAGGGTTCGTAGCGGTGCTAGCCAGCTTCTGATACCTTTGAAGCAAGCCGCTGATGATCTCAATCATCTAATTACATCTTAATATCATTTCACCATCGATATAGTTGATATGATAcgatttataataattttataatttaattagaatttgagattttttttttttttctaaaatggcCATTCTGTTTGGAATAtttgattatattaaaattaattataaataacaaaactaACGAGAATCTATGGAGTTTGAGAGAAGCTGTAAATACAAAAAACCGTAGTAAATTGGGCTGGCAGGGTGAGAGAGTTTCTAAAAAGTGTCCAAGTGGTCCAAACCGAAATGGAAAACGAAAGTGataattaagagaaataaatgGGCCAGGACTGGCTTGGTTGGAGACAAGGGAGGCCCTACTCTTCAGGATTCACGACATTCACACTTATCAGAGAGCTTTTTGAGTGGTCATCTTAAATGGTCATGTGTATTTGTTACGTAATTCTAAAGCCATTGAGATGTTTGTGTCAATTTTATGCAACTATCAATTAATAcgactctttttttcttttcccacaTCATATCATGTTTCAGCATTTCAAGCAACATGGTACGTACGAACAACGTGATACTGTTTccatatttattacaattattattactatatattaatacttttatgtATAAatctttgaaaatgttgaaacaGTAGTACTATTATATACTCGTATTGATTGGTACGACAACCGTATTAATTTAGGAAGACTATAGTGTTTCAGGATAATTAATCATGATGATCAGtggtttaattattatatattagggAACCCTTTTTTCTCATGAGTAATTAAAACGATCTCGATCACCCCGGCCCCTTACTTAATTTGGTCCCTAGAGATCTGATTCTGAAGTAGTAGTAGTAGAAGTCCGGCGCCTGAGTCCTGATCAATTAGGCACATCATGCGTCGGCCATCTTTGGAGATAATAAAAACAGGAAATAATTGTGCAAAAGCAGTGCCGGTTGTTGCCTTGACCATCACTCCCATTATTTCATATACTGCATGGGGATCGGACACCAAAAATCATGCGTAAGGTCACATTTCATGGGTCTAAAATTTCgtctatctatctatatatatatttcacccaaaataaaagtatccctttttttttttttttttaatttgctgattaatatatatggaccatttaatatatagttataggcCAATCGAATACTACTGTATTATTGTATTGCTATCAtatatcatgatcatcatgagcTGTTTCATGTTAGGTGATACCCTCTAATTTCTTTCCCGCATGGGGCTTTGGACGCAGGCAGGCATGTTAGgtattttctttgcatctaatttATCTTTGACGCCCCCCAGGCCAACCCCACccccaaaagaaaaaacttgaTGAAACCCTAAATCGAGCGAGCTATATAGGTTACTAACTTTACTGTACGCCCGGCGCCTGACATTATCAATTCACTACTATACATCTCATGTgcctaataatatatatatagtacccgCCGATTAATGTACGCGATCAACGATTGATTTTGAGGTCTACTAAATTTGATGAATGAAGCTCCTCAATTGGGTTACTGTTTCTTAATTTGTACTTGGTAACAGCTAGTGAGATATTATCCCTACGTACGTACGTTGAAATGTATCCAAAAGCCAAAAATATTAGATGATCTAGACGGAACATGaagttttaataaaagaaattgcaAAATTGAATACGACGTGAAAATTCCCGAGTTACTAATTACGCGTTATCACACGTACGTAAGCCCTAGAGCATGAGCTTAATTCAATACGGACAAATCCGATCGTGATCATCATACGTATTAATCTAGccgaaaagaaaacaaacaaagctAGCTCCTTGACTTTGAAAATTAACATGGATCCCAGATTTGAAAGTTaggtttttcatatataaaaatacaacAACGGGAACTTTAAAAGGTGGGGTCTTCATTTCTGGTACATTATTAGTAGAAATGACTCCAAGGAAGTGACACGACATTCCTTATAAACTAATAGAGACGATGGGTTGAGATGACTAGCAATcggggaaagaaagaaagaacaattGTCAAGTGTAGCGTAGACTACGGATCTTTCTTTTCCATAAGATCAACGCTGTCTTTTAAGAACCCCTTTAGtttatcacaaaaaatatatataggccAGTtttagatagatagatagatatcTCCCTTAAAGCATAATCAAAGCTGCTAGCCAAGTCTCACGCACCCATCCGTCTTATCACCTTTTAAATTAACTATATTGGAGGTTTTGGTGTCAAATATTTGCTTCCTAGCTATATTATATTGttatttaccaaaaataaaaaagggaacaAACTGAATACTCTTATCAGCTACCTAGCCGATCGATGTAACATCAATATCACATTTGCATATGAATGATATTATCTCGAATGCCATCATGGGATGGTGGGGAgggaataataatattattagtgTCTGGGCCAGCGGGTCTTGTCTTTTTTTGGTAAGAATTGAGGTGAGGGATTATCATTTAAGAGTAGTACTTcaacaataatatataatttgttaaatgATTGAGGTAGATTGTAAGTTTAGAACGATCGATCTTAATCGGTAGATGAGCTCTCAACATAGCAGCATTTTTGTTTGGgggttataaacttataattaTTAACACGGATCGGATGATCGAGTACTAGCATTGAttaggctatatatatatatagcactttGTACTTAATTTTAACCTCGTAATGATTTGTTGAGGTTGCGTTTTGCTGATGTTAAAACAACAGCTAGCATTAATCTTCATATCTTCTTAATTCGATCTATTACATGTCATCAGGCGATCGATCGAGTTGTATATATAAAGACGGCACAACAAACGTATATATATTGTACAAGAGTTTTTGAGTGTCTTGTTTCCATGCATGGTAGAAAGCTTTACAGCCACGAATTGCTGAGATTGGTAATTAGCTGAACAATAAAGCACGAGCTATAGCCTGTATATATAGTACCGTACGTATGAATGGTTTTGTCTTCTCGTGCTGTACAAAAAGAGGATGAGGAGTGAAGACgatgcaagaaaaatatttaacgTAGGGAATGAATGGTGAACGGTGGCTTAGAAAAATAGGGCAAAAGAGGGTGCATGTGGCTGTCATGGCACCCAATATAATGTGACCCTGTCTCTGTAAGAATGAGGAAATTGTAGGTGAGAGGTGCTCTGTCCTTGTAAGGTCACCACCTGCTCAAGCAACGGACTTTCATTTGGGGacccatatttttatatatgcccAGTATTAATGTTTTACACCATGCACCCATTCAAATATGCTAATAAAGGAATGCTAGCTATCTAACTGCaagataatataattatttttttcctctttaaaTTATGAGTTATGTGCTTAGAAATCTGCATATCTAAtttattgtgaaatttattataattgtaaaaaaatattaattttttcatgcgttaatatattaataagcgaacttgtaaataagttttattaagaaaaaaatacataattttaataataattactttcttaaaaaaaactaaaaaaataaaatacattaacAATAATATTGAGTGATAATTAGTTTGAGTAGCTTctctaatatttttcataaaattataaaaagctttaaaaaaaaaaaagggtaatgTCGAGGTAAATTTGAAAGGCCTAAAAAAAATAGTCGTATTGAATGGCTGAAACTCAAAAACCTCTGGATAATCAAATTCACGGGTCGTGAGTTTCAATGCAACTAACCGTTGCACGCCATTCGATGATTAAACCTTAGCTGCTCCATGATTGGTCCGCTTGCGTCACCTAAAAATATTACCTCGTTTTCCACAGTCCACATTTTAATCACCGCTTGATTTGcctaatcaaatattttatttaacgaCAAAGTCAGTGCAGTTTAACGGAGTAGTCTCCACGCAGCCAATCATTtctcttcaacttttttttttttatttttttttattttttgagaaccGATCTTTAAGGCTGAGTCGGACATTAGTAATTTGACTTCTATATGCCCGTATaaatactataaaataaaaaacttgactTTAATATTGCGGGCCATGTTCCCGTTAACATACGTGGCAGCTAAGTAATGAAAAGTGTAACAAATGCCTTTTGCCACGTGCAGCAGTATTGCCACGTGTCAAGAAATCATCGTGCTTTATTACGTTTAATCACGATTATGGCGTGTGGTTACCAAAAATGTCTTCGTGTTGCATGGACTAAGCTCCGGAGTCCGAATTGTGGGCTGGACTGGGATGTTAATAGCTCTTTCTTCGAGGGGTAGTTTGGTCTGAGCGGAAAGTAGGACCCCCGTTGTTGCGGTACAGTTTCAGGACGTGCTTTTTGTCCAGGCTGAAGGTTGTCAACCGTGCAAAGTACTGGAACGATGTCGTTTTGTATACAAGAATCAAATGGGGGTGTTTCTAACGTCCCGGAATTCCCTCATATGCCGACAACAAGCtcttaaatttcattttgggGACGAGACGAGGTGGCCTTAACAAGTTTCGACTTTTGATACATTTCAAAAGACGGTTTTGTCATTTCCCAATAGcacttaattaaaatttaacagTGCCCGGCCTACACCGCTCCACGCCATTGGAAGGGTAATCGtgtcttaaaaaaagaaaatttgggaAAGGCTTTTTACAGTTTGAAGCAGTCGATGATACTTTTTACAGACAGCAAATTGACAAATTAAGACGGGGTTACAGTAAGTCATGTCTCTGAGCTGCATCTCTGCCGTACACAATAAGTAAGCGAGTCGCCGGACGGATCCTTATTGAGAAGGCAGCAACCCGGTCAAAAGCTCAGAGCGAGGATGAGGAAATGCGAGTAGTGTACTGtagaaattgaaaaggaataGCTCACTTGCTAaggtatattatattattatttgttacaGACAACATCTAACCCCAAGTGGGGTCGGCAACTTAACCATGGATTAGAACCAGGGTTGAAAAACCAAGTGGTTAAGAAGGACAACCACAAAACTcgaaaagatttttattatcagACAACATCACtgctgatcatcatcatcatcatctctctATCCATCTTCTGCTTCTCCTTCCTCCCTTCCTTCCTAGTTCTTAGCTCCTCATCACccaaaattaaaactttatCCCTCTGCCATAGCCCATAGTCTACCTATTTATTCCATTTTCTCCGACATCCTACTACTTCCGAGGACTCAGATATTTTATCTGCAAAAAAACCTAACCCTAATAacctgttaaaaaaaaaaaagctctttTCTTTTCGcagttttttatttctttttggggaCCCTAGATGTTAGAGCGATGGACATAACCCCTACTATCGCCACCACCGCCAACAACACCATTAGTGCCATCAAATCCCCAGAAGCTGACACTGAGACACCAACCCGGATCCAACCTTCCAAGCCCTTATCTTTCTCCAACGGTGTTCTCAAGCGCCACAAtcctcaccaccaccaccacctcgcCCCCCCACAACTTGTTGTTACCTACAAACAATGCCTCAAAAACCATGCAGCCTCCTTGGGTAGCCACGCTTTAGACGGATGTGGAGAGTTCATGCCCTCCCCTTCCGCCACCTCCGTCGACCCAACATCTCTCAAATGCGCTGCCTGTGGCTGCCACCGCAATTTCCACCGCAGAGAGCCCGACGACCCTATTCCTACCACCCATGATTTTGAGTACCGGCCCCACCACCGTCACCACcctctaccaccaccaccactaccAGCCTTAAATCGAAGCCCCAATTCGGCTTCCCCACCGCCGATCTCCTCCTCCTACTACCCTGCCTCCGCGCCGCACATGCTTTTGGCTCTCTCTGGGGGACTGTCGGCTCCACCGGAGAGCGCAGCTGGGCCTACTAACACTATGGTCACGCCCAGCCCCAATGCAAGAAAGCGGTTCAGGACCAAGTTCAGCCACGAACAGAAGGAAAAAATGCTTCAGTTTGCCCAGAGAGTCGGGTGGAAGATGCAAAAGAGTGACGAGGAATTGGTGCAAGAGTTCTGCAACGACGTTGGGGTGGAGAAGGGAGTGCTAAAGGTGTGGATGCACAACAATAAGAACACCTTCGGGAGGAGAGATGTGAATGGTACTGGTGGGaacagcaacaacattctcgaGCAAACCCACAACAACGGCAACGACGACGACGACAAAGAAACCAACAATCTCGGCGAGAACCCAAATCACTACCATAGTGACAGCGGGGCTCATGGTGCTGCTAATgggtcttcttcatcttcttgatcGTTGGATGATATAATAATGAGGTGTTAGATAGAGTAAGACTGGAGTATTAATTACTAGTAGGTTGTTCTTGCTCAGTgctttattggttttttttttttagttaatctTAATGAGATGATGATCACCTTGTTGAGGGATATCTCTGGAAGAGCTAGATTGATCCAAAAGGGAATCCGATTtggtttattttagttttctttttcctggtCAAGTACTTTAGctgttatatttattaattctttttcaaagttcTTCTGCGCTTTTATTTCGCATGAtatctttcctttattttttgggttgtcCTTTGGGACTGTTGTTTTGAAGCGTTTTGTGGGGAATCTGGGAATCGATCATTaacttcatatttttattttagctttatttttctatagaaattttctttttgataaaatatttatctttagaaGTTGGAATGGGCAGTTTATGCTTTCTCTTTGCCGGACAGCAAGAGAAGAGAATTGTTATTTCGGATCTAGCTAGTACTGTCtcatcacagagagagagagagagagagagagagagagagagtcttctTATCTTTGTCTGAGAG
The genomic region above belongs to Carya illinoinensis cultivar Pawnee chromosome 4, C.illinoinensisPawnee_v1, whole genome shotgun sequence and contains:
- the LOC122307903 gene encoding zinc-finger homeodomain protein 10-like, which produces MDITPTIATTANNTISAIKSPEADTETPTRIQPSKPLSFSNGVLKRHNPHHHHHLAPPQLVVTYKQCLKNHAASLGSHALDGCGEFMPSPSATSVDPTSLKCAACGCHRNFHRREPDDPIPTTHDFEYRPHHRHHPLPPPPLPALNRSPNSASPPPISSSYYPASAPHMLLALSGGLSAPPESAAGPTNTMVTPSPNARKRFRTKFSHEQKEKMLQFAQRVGWKMQKSDEELVQEFCNDVGVEKGVLKVWMHNNKNTFGRRDVNGTGGNSNNILEQTHNNGNDDDDKETNNLGENPNHYHSDSGAHGAANGSSSSS
- the LOC122306919 gene encoding gibberellin-regulated protein 6-like; this translates as MAMAKFVAVLLFALIAISFLQTMVMASDGHGGQHYNNRNKYGPGSLKSYQCPSQCTRRCGRTQYHKPCMFFCQKCCAKCLCVPPGYYGNKAVCPCYNNWKTKEGGPKCP